TTCGTCCAACGGAGGCGGCACAGGAATATACGGGGCATCTTCCTTCCCTTCTACATTTTCGGAAAGTGTATTTCTGCTATCTAAAGTATCAGAATACCCTGATTCGTCTGTTCGCGAATTCGTTTCACTATCGTTAAAAGCGGTTACTTGTTCGTCATCCTCGTCTTCTTCTTTCTTCCTCTTCGTTTACTCTAGGCAGATCCTCTCTGTGGACTTGCGCTATGACATCATATTTAGATAATCCCTGATTACCCAATGATGCATCCGACCCTACGTCAGATAGTTCACTAATCGATTTCCTTTGCACTTCATTGCGCATTGGTATGTCTTCTTTTTGATCTTGGAGGCTAATTACTTCTCCATAGGTGTCTTCTTCGGCTTGAAGCACTTGATCGAGCAGGTCAATTATCTTCGCTTCCTTCTCTTCGTTATTTTCTACATACGCCTGATGTATTGTTATCTCTTCAGTCTTTGGCGGCTCGCCGGCACGCTTGGCCAGCATGGTTAGGCCTCTGACGCTTCCTTCTGTTTCGTTATCCATTTCTTCGATGGTATCGTCTCCTCCGTAAGTACTAATTCTATTCATAGTATCGGGAGGGGTGGGTGATTCCACAACGATTTGGACAGGTGGGGTTCCATTTTTGTGTCTTGCTGTTGTTTTATCTTCTACAATATCCTTTCGTTTATAGCAGCAGATGCATATAATGTATATCGGTATGCctgtaataatatatgaaattgttGTCATTTGTTTAAACACCACGAATTGAATGAATAAGTGACTGAAAACTGAAccaaaatagaatattattgtcAGTGGATCAGATACATTAAGGATTGTATTCATTAGACTCACGAACATCTAAAATTCTAATGCGACGCCACGTACTGTGTCAACCGAAGAATTAAATAACCCTTACCGATTAGTATCCAAACCGCGACACAGATCCACGTCTGCAGTTTGATGAGCACCATCAGGTGCACGTTTACGTAAATGCTGAGGCATGGGATCAGCGGGACCAGCGGGGTctgaaattgattaaaatatactcATGTGATTATTTTCAGTAACAattttttctaacaaaaatagattatttttatcgcCGCcgcaaaatattatgtttttgattATGACTAAAGAAAAACGCGATAAACTAAGATGATAAAGGTGCTGCAAAAAACCCACCTTGAAAGACACTTCCTCCTTTGCTCTCGGCTGCAGCATCATGATGACCACAAGCAAGATGACCAGCGCGTGTATAATCACTGCCGGGATGAGAGGGCTGTTGGCGTGTGTGATCACCAGGGCAGAGCTGACAGAAGCAGCAACTAAAGAAggattatttatagtttacaaaattatgaaagGTTCATTTCAATCAAAAGGTAACGATGTCactataattcaaattaaagaTGGCGACTAATGAAATAAGCGTATCAAATGTTAATTACTCTTATTATCACGTACCGTCACCATAAAGCAATGTACAATTATAGATTTTTCAACAAGGGATGTTAATTATTTGATCTCTATGGTGCCCTTTCTTTAACCatgttttaatgaattatttttttaactacacAGTACCactatcaaatattataacttcAAAGGGTTTTTAAAGTAGCTTACTGAACAACGCCAAGGAAACTTCGACGATCCGCTCCGTGCCTTTTGTGGGCAAACGGAATCCGCAACCAAACAGCTCTTTGAAAAATCCAGGGGATGACTTAGGGGCGTAACTTGAATGATATCTGGAAACCaacaattattcatatttatattacctttGAAACGAaggtgaataaaaattatttttataaatcacagATCTCTGTAACAGCAGTCCTATACTTTAATGGCTACGCTAATTTTAAACAGAAATATCGTTAGAGGGCTTATCTGGAATCATTGATAGGACTGTTTTACAATAGTTTTAAGTGCACTTAAGCCAATTTGAAATTCCACCAGAAGTATGCTTACCTTAAAACTACAACAGAGATCGCGACTATGGTATACGAAAAGAGTGTTCCGAGACACATCATCAAGATGAGAGTCTCCAGGTCTAGAATACCTGCCAGCACACCTGGAATACAAGGTTTAAgaagattttaataattggTCTGTCCGAAGGTCTAGGTCTAGGTCTTTTATAGTGTACTAGGGTTTTAAGTTGTGGCCTTCTAGATTCCGATCCCAAATTCCAAGGTCAACAAAAAATAGCTACAAGATTTTGTGTTCTACTGCTGGGCTACGAGCCATCTCTACTATCAAGAATATTTGGCTTTAGTCCATCAAGCTGGCCTAATGCTAGTAGGCACACTTCAGAAACCTTCGTAACTTCTTGGTATAGATAAATAGTGTACTTACTGATTATAACAGCTGACAGCGCGGTGGCAAGAGCTGGAGACTTGCGGCTGGGAGTCAGCTTGGCGAAGAAGCTAAATAGCAGCCCATCTGAGGCCATCGCGTACATCAGCCTTGGGAGAGGAAGTAGTGCACCTATTATGCTGGAAAAAATCATAGTATACTAGTTAGTTCTACTAAGTTCTGCTAAATTAATGCATAAGGGGATAATTCTAAGATAAAGAATGAATCTACatgaattataagtaaataatcaaGAGCGAGCAAATTGTTTACATCATCCTTTATCATCATCACTATCAGAAACAGGGAGTCCATCGAATATAGGCCTCTCCTAAAAATTTCCCGTCCAAAAGTGTTAGAACCAGCCTTCATCCAGCGAGATTCttcgacctttatcaagtcgtctacCCTTACATTTCCCGATACGTGATTTCAGAATTTCTATTCAAAATcgtctttaaattttataaattatcagcTTTTGGACGTAGCTTTGTCCGCATTAAATTCCTTACGGGAATGCATTATAGACAACATTCAAGTACAACTagtgaaacaattttaaaaccttgATGAATAATTCCGAAGATGGCCTACGTCCTGAGTTTACCTCTTTATAATGTTATGCAAAGGCTAACTtgaataggtacttacttaGATAAAATGCCAAATATCGCACCAAAAAACACTATCCATCGCGCCCAGTTCCAGCCGACGTAGCCGAAAGCAGAAGTCACGGCATACATCCTGTCctgttgaaatataaataaataaaaggccAGTCAAGAGTACCCATAATTAAAGGAACTATTCAAGTGAaggcaataaaattaatatagataaagcAAAACAGAACTAATCCTCAATCTTATTCGTCAGTTAAACTTCTGTAAGCTATGATCGACAGTGGcgcgcattttatgacaccacgTAGTGTAGCTCGGCGAATATAGTAAACGGAATAGAAagccttaataattatttacttaaggACTACATTCTTTGGCAAGAGATTGAAATgtaccacttaccatcagccgagAGACAtgcgtctcgtcattcagtttaaaaaagatatttacagACACAAATGCGCGTCAACAACCACTCGCATCAACTATTGCACGCTAACTACGCCAATCGCTAGGTTTACAGAGCATTTCTAAGGCTTCTGCACTAAGCGTATAACAcggatattgttttatataacagtAATTTCTAATTGCATTCTTTGCAAACAGTTCCTCTATGATTTCTCCATCATCACCAAGCAAATAACTGTAATGTTGAAACTCACAAATCTACTTAAAGTGATTGGAAAATTAATGCTAGCCCAAACTGTAACGCCCCGTAAGGCAGTGCTGGCTTTAAGAAGGGGCAGGGTACCACTTACCTGAAGATAATAAGGCACCATCATAGTGACGACGATGGAAACACTGGAGTATACCAAAAACGCCACCAGAAGCACGATCAGGATTGTGAAGGGTATCGTACGGCGAGGCCTGTGGACCTGGAAAGTATCAGATTTAACTCCTTTTTTAAACGAtaatagtgaaaaaatattttttaagacaatCCGTAAGGCTTGACTTACCAACttcttatatttgatattataaatgtgaatatttataaaatgtgttgttgtcgcttagatattttGATGTTGGTAAGAAGTGAACATAGAAAGTTCAGAACAAATTTGCTATGCAATACAAGCAGATATTCTGGCCGTCGATGGAGGCAAATTTCGCGTTAATCGACTTtaca
This portion of the Manduca sexta isolate Smith_Timp_Sample1 chromosome 14, JHU_Msex_v1.0, whole genome shotgun sequence genome encodes:
- the LOC115442909 gene encoding LOW QUALITY PROTEIN: cationic amino acid transporter 2 (The sequence of the model RefSeq protein was modified relative to this genomic sequence to represent the inferred CDS: inserted 3 bases in 2 codons), with amino-acid sequence MAGVKWPAFCRPRCRRKVFPPDQIEDGNLRRCLNRWDLTALGVGSATGAGIYVLIGYVALNVAGPSVVLSFLMAAVAALFAGLCYAEFATRVPRAGSAYIYTYVAIGELMAFLIGWCNILEAAVGAASLSSGLSLYLDSMVNGSMTAWYESALPLGVPLMSPYFNLLAFLIILCVGVLLSVGVRESAYVNNVLVGVNIIVIAFIIVAGAICADVNNWYIPLTDVPEGSGSGGFFPYGVWGTMQGVAVCFYGFVGFDTVNAVAEEVHRPRRTIPFTILIVLLVAFLVYSSVSIVVTMMVPYYLQDRMYAVTSAFGYVGWNWARWIVFFGAIFGILSNIIGALLPLPRLMYAMASDGLLFSFFAKLTPSRKSPALATALSAVIISVLAGILDLETLILMMCLGTLFSYTIVAISVVVLRYHSSYAPKSSPGFFKELFGCGFRLPTKGTERIVEVSLALFIAASVSSALVITHANSPLIPAVIIHALVILLVVIMMLQPRAKEEVSFKTPLVPLIPCLSIYVNVHLMVLIKLQTWICVAVWILIGIPIYIICICCYKRKDIVEDKTTARHKNGTPPVQIVVESPTPPDTMNRISTYGGDDTIEEMDNETEGSVRGLTMLAKRAGEPPKTEEITIHQAYVENNEEKEAKIIDLLDQVLQAEEDTYGEVISLQDQKEDIPMRNEVQRKSISELSDVGSDASLGNQGLSKYDVIAQVHREDLPRVNEEEEXEEDEDDEQVTAFNDSETNSRTDESGYSDTLDSRNTLSENVEGKEDAPYIPVPPPLDENFFRSPHFKKSYTISARPTKKEGEEEEEEKPRSSVNSNNSQEEDNITFGSDRQIHFMSKLNNLFQNKISGSDDDEPRKRSHSTGNVTEGTEFSPIKERKSLFXDLQKEIISREAAQNLKPVNSEDTNSVEEEPEEDTSMSRQDLKSKLENIFATGGPHLLKPRLMKSNPPTPEEAYQTDTSSTESIAKLPKVDKNDTLKRQKAKFGEVLNSFRLSMNKDDEV